One window of Elusimicrobiota bacterium genomic DNA carries:
- a CDS encoding protein kinase yields the protein MKRRPRLLTLSALFGAALLSAPFASAKDPVPPPVTGQADTSAPSLFPQGPDPVKLLKDFRESSASTVQSFSKSAPAKAQEIDRRLEETEKGIASARTPEEKNTALREGVDALADLLQTPELRAAPAAPRNEMSNSVANVLNQVGGSQRAKALSDGVLADEPENRDALNNRAISQLQLGRYREAYEDASAVVRLEPKSERAFITRALANYNMRAYPLALEDARMALSINPNNQLAFQIARLSETRVTKSSALGLDDAQKAAADKVAREYEGMMSQRGALEAAPSASREEKAAATAPTSADRVADALNQQALTKVRMGDPRGAIQHASKALARDPKNAEAYYIRAAANNMVGSYLQSLEDATAALMQNPSHQQALDARTAAFLGLNRCGEALADAERAVAIDAKHANAWRNRGLAKECLGDLKGMAGDFKKAAELNAQFETAYREAIEKYNLAPPPARSAPRAPEPERPRSGGRRFLVVLACSLTGGFLIALGLLHILGGRAKPKVGAFEANYRVVRTIGQGGMGVVYEAVDKALGRHVAVKKMRDEIKIDARERLRFSEEARTVASLHHPNIVDIHTILESDGDLYLIFEFVNGKTLDEVLEKKTRLSLAEAQYVTRGVMSALAFAHQQGVVHRDLKPSNIMLTDDGWVKVMDFGIARRAKDTVSRSTGTNIAVGTPLYMAPEQERGEVRPESDLFSYGCMLYEMLTGRRPYGDSATTTAKMSRNYTPPSKLVTGISPEVDLLIADLLEPDPDRRLRVPGDVRTRLDAIRA from the coding sequence ATGAAACGCCGGCCTCGGCTCCTCACCCTCTCAGCGCTTTTCGGCGCCGCGCTCCTGTCGGCGCCCTTCGCGTCGGCGAAGGACCCCGTCCCCCCTCCCGTCACGGGGCAAGCCGACACGTCGGCCCCCTCGCTCTTCCCCCAGGGACCCGACCCCGTCAAGCTGCTCAAGGATTTTCGAGAGTCCTCGGCCTCGACGGTGCAGTCGTTCTCCAAGTCCGCCCCGGCCAAGGCGCAGGAGATCGACCGACGGCTCGAAGAGACCGAGAAGGGCATCGCCTCCGCCCGGACCCCCGAGGAGAAGAACACCGCCCTGCGCGAGGGCGTCGACGCCCTCGCCGACCTCCTTCAGACTCCCGAACTCCGCGCGGCTCCCGCGGCCCCGCGCAACGAGATGTCCAACAGCGTCGCGAACGTGCTCAACCAGGTCGGCGGAAGCCAGCGCGCCAAGGCCCTCTCCGACGGGGTGCTCGCCGACGAGCCCGAGAACCGCGACGCGCTCAACAACCGCGCGATCTCCCAGCTCCAGCTCGGACGCTACCGCGAGGCCTACGAGGACGCCAGCGCCGTCGTGCGCCTCGAGCCCAAGAGCGAGCGCGCCTTCATCACCCGCGCGCTGGCCAACTACAACATGCGCGCCTACCCCCTGGCGCTCGAGGACGCGCGCATGGCGCTCTCGATCAATCCCAACAACCAGCTCGCCTTCCAGATCGCGCGGCTCTCCGAGACCCGCGTCACCAAGTCCTCCGCGCTCGGCCTCGACGACGCCCAGAAGGCCGCCGCCGACAAGGTCGCACGCGAATACGAGGGGATGATGTCCCAGCGCGGAGCTCTCGAGGCCGCGCCCTCCGCGTCCCGCGAGGAAAAGGCCGCCGCGACGGCGCCGACCTCCGCCGACCGCGTCGCCGACGCCCTCAACCAGCAGGCGCTGACGAAGGTGCGCATGGGCGACCCGCGCGGCGCCATCCAGCACGCGAGCAAGGCGCTCGCGCGCGACCCCAAGAACGCCGAGGCCTATTACATCCGCGCCGCCGCCAACAACATGGTCGGCTCCTACCTCCAGTCGCTCGAGGACGCCACCGCGGCGCTGATGCAGAACCCCTCGCACCAGCAGGCGCTCGACGCGCGCACCGCCGCCTTCCTCGGCCTCAACCGCTGCGGCGAGGCGCTCGCCGACGCCGAGCGCGCCGTGGCGATCGACGCCAAGCACGCCAACGCCTGGCGCAACCGAGGGCTGGCCAAGGAGTGTCTCGGCGACCTCAAGGGCATGGCGGGCGATTTCAAGAAGGCCGCCGAGCTCAACGCGCAGTTCGAGACCGCCTACCGCGAGGCGATCGAGAAGTACAACCTCGCCCCCCCGCCCGCGCGCTCCGCCCCGCGCGCTCCGGAGCCCGAACGGCCGCGCTCCGGCGGGCGCCGCTTCCTCGTCGTGCTCGCCTGCTCGCTGACCGGCGGCTTCCTCATCGCGCTCGGCCTGCTCCACATCCTCGGCGGGCGCGCCAAGCCCAAGGTCGGGGCCTTCGAGGCGAACTACCGGGTCGTGCGTACCATCGGCCAGGGCGGCATGGGCGTCGTCTACGAGGCGGTGGACAAGGCGCTCGGCCGGCACGTCGCCGTCAAGAAGATGCGCGACGAGATCAAGATCGACGCCCGCGAGCGTCTGCGCTTCTCCGAGGAGGCGCGCACCGTCGCCTCGCTGCACCACCCCAACATCGTCGACATCCACACCATCCTCGAGAGCGACGGCGACCTCTACCTGATCTTCGAGTTCGTCAACGGCAAGACCCTCGACGAGGTCCTCGAGAAAAAGACGCGCCTCAGCCTCGCCGAGGCGCAGTACGTGACGCGCGGGGTCATGAGCGCGCTCGCCTTCGCCCACCAGCAGGGCGTCGTCCACCGCGACCTCAAGCCCTCGAACATCATGCTCACCGACGACGGCTGGGTGAAGGTCATGGACTTCGGCATCGCCCGCCGCGCGAAGGACACGGTCAGCCGCAGCACCGGCACCAACATCGCCGTCGGCACCCCGCTCTACATGGCTCCCGAGCAGGAGCGCGGCGAGGTCCGTCCCGAGAGCGACCTCTTCAGCTACGGCTGCATGCTCTACGAGATGCTGACCGGCCGCCGCCCCTACGGCGACTCGGCGACGACCACCGCGAAGATGTCGCGCAACTACACCCCGCCCTCGAAGCTCGTCACCGGGATCTCCCCCGAGGTCGACCTCCTCATCGCCGACCTCCTCGAGCCGGACCCCGACCGCCGCCTGCGGGTCCCCGGCGACGTCCGCACACGCCTCGACGCCATCCGCGCCTAG